The following coding sequences lie in one uncultured Methanobrevibacter sp. genomic window:
- a CDS encoding glutamate synthase-related protein: MSFTVERKIEICRQSNNRPGCCWYLCDNPKKSACKNCYSCYSNCPHNVYEVINDEPLPIRQENCVGCKICEEMCPTHAIYVRPLVDEGRGVWSNSTMVEIKRKSQTGSYKVRGCGLTRKIPTFDDLSILPAQVSRPPIDSYRETCKTSVVLGDRFAENPIEIDTPIMIGAMSFGALSKEAKIALAIGSSKVGSIANTGEGGMLPEERHYADKLIAQYASGRFGVSASYLNNAEAVEIKIGQGAKSGMGGHLLAHKVTAEVAKVRNIPEGTSALSPARHMDIVGPEDLGMKINQLREITDWKIPIIVKFASGRVEQDVKIAAKAGADIIVVDGMQGGTGAGPEVVTEHAGIPTIEAIVKADDALKDINLRSEVSLVAAGGIRSGADVAKAIALGADAVYIATSALISIGCKVCQSCSEGICPKGIATQDRVLRRRLDPIRKGQQVANYIEAMTQEVTSLTQQAGNTDIENLEREDLVALTMEASQLTGVPMVSKQH; this comes from the coding sequence ATGTCATTTACTGTTGAGAGAAAAATCGAAATATGCAGACAGAGCAATAATAGACCTGGCTGCTGCTGGTATCTGTGTGACAATCCGAAAAAATCAGCATGTAAAAACTGTTACAGCTGCTATTCAAATTGCCCCCACAACGTATATGAAGTAATCAATGACGAACCATTACCGATTCGTCAGGAAAATTGTGTTGGATGTAAAATCTGTGAAGAAATGTGTCCGACACATGCAATATACGTAAGACCCCTTGTTGATGAAGGAAGAGGAGTCTGGTCAAATTCAACAATGGTTGAAATCAAACGTAAAAGCCAGACAGGATCATATAAAGTGAGAGGTTGTGGATTAACCCGGAAAATCCCAACATTTGATGATTTAAGCATATTGCCCGCCCAGGTTTCAAGACCTCCGATTGATTCCTACAGAGAAACATGTAAAACATCCGTCGTTCTTGGAGACAGATTTGCTGAAAATCCTATTGAAATAGACACTCCAATTATGATTGGAGCAATGTCTTTTGGTGCATTAAGTAAAGAAGCTAAAATAGCATTAGCTATTGGAAGCAGCAAAGTTGGATCAATTGCCAATACCGGTGAAGGAGGAATGCTTCCAGAAGAAAGACATTATGCTGATAAATTAATTGCACAATATGCATCAGGCCGTTTTGGAGTTTCAGCAAGCTACCTGAATAATGCAGAAGCAGTTGAAATAAAGATAGGTCAAGGTGCAAAATCAGGTATGGGAGGACATTTGCTTGCCCATAAAGTAACAGCAGAAGTAGCTAAAGTAAGAAATATCCCAGAAGGAACCTCCGCATTAAGTCCTGCAAGACACATGGATATTGTCGGACCTGAAGACTTGGGTATGAAAATCAATCAGTTAAGAGAAATTACTGACTGGAAAATACCTATTATCGTAAAATTCGCATCAGGCAGAGTAGAGCAGGACGTAAAGATTGCAGCAAAGGCAGGTGCTGATATTATTGTAGTTGACGGCATGCAGGGCGGAACCGGTGCAGGACCCGAAGTAGTTACAGAACATGCAGGTATTCCAACAATAGAAGCTATAGTTAAAGCTGATGATGCACTTAAAGACATTAATTTAAGAAGTGAAGTGAGCCTTGTAGCAGCTGGAGGAATACGATCCGGAGCAGATGTTGCAAAAGCAATAGCTTTAGGTGCAGATGCAGTATATATCGCAACTTCAGCATTGATTTCAATAGGATGTAAAGTCTGTCAATCCTGTTCTGAGGGCATTTGTCCGAAAGGAATTGCAACACAGGACAGAGTGCTTAGAAGAAGATTAGATCCTATAAGAAAAGGTCAGCAAGTCGCAAATTACATTGAAGCAATGACTCAGGAAGTAACATCACTAACCCAGCAAGCAGGAAATACCGATATAGAAAATCTTGAACGTGAAGACCTTGTTGCATTGACTATGGAAGCTTCACAATTGACTGGAGTGCCGATGGTGAGCAAACAGCATTAA
- a CDS encoding Coenzyme F420 hydrogenase/dehydrogenase, beta subunit C-terminal domain encodes MSDNRIAMVGTPCEIMAASKLQHYTDSPIDVKLGLFCMENFSYKYFENLLEEYDLKMDDIEKFQIEKGYIFLLLKTKETVKIPLSVAKRVIRKNCSICVELTSETSDISIGSIGSEEGWSTLIIRTEKGEEIVNGALEQKFIEAKELNETQFELLNRIAETKISKNMEEIEKREFLARPVLYQRNKSDDEIAKEISESQFLDLKSNVIDVGACVLCGACEYACPDNLITIDDTKPIMRGECLEDCHLCFAVCPRTFIPENLRNDNTKVIGDYIKVLTVKSIKHSQGQDGSIVTTLLDYLLANGIITEAVIVDKEDHLAWKPYAKLTNAIDDIIKSGGTKYSVCPVFKPLKNIKEEAN; translated from the coding sequence ATGAGCGACAATAGAATAGCTATGGTTGGAACACCATGTGAAATTATGGCAGCATCCAAACTGCAACATTATACCGATAGCCCTATTGATGTTAAACTGGGCTTATTCTGTATGGAGAACTTTTCATACAAATACTTTGAAAACCTCCTGGAAGAATACGATTTGAAAATGGACGACATAGAAAAATTCCAGATAGAAAAAGGTTATATATTCTTATTATTGAAAACAAAGGAAACAGTAAAAATACCTTTATCAGTAGCTAAAAGAGTAATCAGAAAGAATTGCAGCATATGTGTTGAACTGACATCAGAGACATCAGATATCTCAATAGGTTCTATTGGATCAGAGGAAGGATGGTCTACATTAATTATCAGAACCGAAAAAGGCGAAGAAATAGTTAACGGAGCATTAGAACAAAAGTTCATTGAAGCAAAAGAGCTTAATGAAACACAATTCGAATTACTAAACAGAATTGCAGAAACAAAAATAAGCAAAAATATGGAAGAAATTGAAAAAAGAGAATTTTTGGCTAGGCCTGTACTATATCAAAGGAATAAATCAGATGATGAAATTGCAAAAGAAATCTCAGAATCCCAATTCTTAGATTTAAAATCAAACGTTATTGATGTTGGTGCATGTGTTCTGTGCGGAGCATGCGAATATGCATGTCCGGATAACCTAATTACAATTGACGATACAAAACCGATAATGAGAGGTGAATGCCTAGAGGACTGCCACCTATGCTTTGCGGTTTGTCCAAGAACTTTTATACCTGAAAATTTACGAAATGACAACACAAAAGTAATCGGAGACTACATAAAAGTATTGACAGTGAAATCCATAAAACACAGTCAGGGTCAAGACGGTTCAATCGTTACAACATTGCTGGATTACTTATTGGCAAATGGAATTATTACTGAAGCAGTCATTGTTGATAAAGAAGATCATTTAGCTTGGAAACCTTATGCAAAGCTAACAAATGCCATTGATGATATCATCAAATCCGGAGGAACAAAATATTCAGTCTGTCCGGTATTCAAGCCATTGAAAAATATTAAAGAGGAGGCAAATTAG